In one Pseudoliparis swirei isolate HS2019 ecotype Mariana Trench chromosome 23, NWPU_hadal_v1, whole genome shotgun sequence genomic region, the following are encoded:
- the rpl3 gene encoding 60S ribosomal protein L3 isoform X1, which translates to MTCFLGYKAGMTHIVREVDRPGSKINKKEVVEAVTIVETPPMIVVGVVAYVNTPRGLRSFKTIFAEHISDECKRRFYKNWYKSKKKAFTKYCKKWQDDEGKKQLDKDFNAMKKYCEVIRVIAHTQMRLLPVRQKKSHLMEVQLNGGTASDKVDWAREKLEQAVSINSVFSQDEMIDVIGITKGHGYKGVTSRWHTKKLPRKTHRGLRKVACIGAWHPARVAFSVARAGQKGYHHRTEINKKIYKIGQGYHTKDGKLVKNNASTEYDLSNKSINPLGGFVHYGDVTNDFVMVKGCVVGTKKRVLTLRKSLLVQANRRATEKIDLKFIDTTSKFGHGRFQTFEEKKAFMGPLKKDRVVKEDTA; encoded by the exons ATGACCTGCTTCCTGGGCTACAAGGCCGGCATGACCCACATCGTGCGCGAGGTCGACAGACCCGGCTCAA AGATCAACAAGAAAGAAGTGGTTGAGGCCGTCACCATCGTGGAGACTCCCCCCATGATCGTGGTTGGCGTCGTGGCTTACGTCAACACGCCCCGCGGCCTCCGGTCCTTTAAGACCATCTTCGCCGAGCACATCAGTGACGAGTGCAAACGTCGCTTCTACAAGAACTG GTACAAGTCCAAGAAGAAGGCTTTCACCAAGTACTGCAAGAAATGGCAGGATGATGAAGGCAAGAAGCAGCTGGACAAGGACTTCAATGCCATGAAGAAGTACTGCGAGGTCATCCGCGTCATCGCCCACACACAG ATGCGTCTGCTGCCCGTGAGGCAGAAGAAGTCTCACCTGATGGAGGTGCAGCTGAACGGCGGCACCGCCTCCGACAAGGTCGACTGGGCCCGCGAGAAGCTGGAGCAGGCCGTGTCCATCAACAGCGTGTTCAGCCAGGACGAGATGATCGACGTCATCGGCATCACCAAGGGCCACGGGTACAAGGGCGTGACCAGCCGTTGGCACACCAAGAAGCTCCCCCGCAAGACCCACCGTGGTCTGCGTAAGGTGGCCTGCATCGGCGCCTGGCATCCGGCCCGCGTGGCCTTCTCCGTGGCCCGCGCCGGCCAGAAGGGCTACCACCATCGTACAGAGATCAACAAGAAGATCTACAAGATCGGTCAGGGCTACCACACCAAGGACGGGAAGCTGGTGAAGAACAACGCCTCCACCGAGTACGACCTGTCCAACAAGAGCATCAACCCCCTG GGCGGCTTTGTCCACTATGGAGATGTGACCAATGACTTCGTCATGGTGAAGGGATGCGTTGTGGGGACCAAGAAGAGGGTGCTGACTCTGCGCAAG TCTCTGCTGGTGCAGGCCAATCGTCGTGCGACTGAGAAGATCGACCTCAAGTTCATCGACACCACCTCCAAGTTCGGTCACGGACGCTTCCAGACCTTCGAGGAGAAGAAGGCGTTCATG GGACCACTCAAGAAGGACCGTGTGGTCAAGGAGGATACTGCATAA
- the rpl3 gene encoding 60S ribosomal protein L3 isoform X2, translating into MSRKATSYALGSSAGPFWGYEGPVQPLCMPHAHRYKSKKKAFTKYCKKWQDDEGKKQLDKDFNAMKKYCEVIRVIAHTQMRLLPVRQKKSHLMEVQLNGGTASDKVDWAREKLEQAVSINSVFSQDEMIDVIGITKGHGYKGVTSRWHTKKLPRKTHRGLRKVACIGAWHPARVAFSVARAGQKGYHHRTEINKKIYKIGQGYHTKDGKLVKNNASTEYDLSNKSINPLGGFVHYGDVTNDFVMVKGCVVGTKKRVLTLRKSLLVQANRRATEKIDLKFIDTTSKFGHGRFQTFEEKKAFMGPLKKDRVVKEDTA; encoded by the exons ATGAGCCGAAAAGCAACCAGCTACGCACTGGGTTCTTCCGCTGGCCCCTTCTGGGGTTATGAAGGACCAGTGCAACCTCTGTGTATGCCACATGCTCACAGGTACAAGTCCAAGAAGAAGGCTTTCACCAAGTACTGCAAGAAATGGCAGGATGATGAAGGCAAGAAGCAGCTGGACAAGGACTTCAATGCCATGAAGAAGTACTGCGAGGTCATCCGCGTCATCGCCCACACACAG ATGCGTCTGCTGCCCGTGAGGCAGAAGAAGTCTCACCTGATGGAGGTGCAGCTGAACGGCGGCACCGCCTCCGACAAGGTCGACTGGGCCCGCGAGAAGCTGGAGCAGGCCGTGTCCATCAACAGCGTGTTCAGCCAGGACGAGATGATCGACGTCATCGGCATCACCAAGGGCCACGGGTACAAGGGCGTGACCAGCCGTTGGCACACCAAGAAGCTCCCCCGCAAGACCCACCGTGGTCTGCGTAAGGTGGCCTGCATCGGCGCCTGGCATCCGGCCCGCGTGGCCTTCTCCGTGGCCCGCGCCGGCCAGAAGGGCTACCACCATCGTACAGAGATCAACAAGAAGATCTACAAGATCGGTCAGGGCTACCACACCAAGGACGGGAAGCTGGTGAAGAACAACGCCTCCACCGAGTACGACCTGTCCAACAAGAGCATCAACCCCCTG GGCGGCTTTGTCCACTATGGAGATGTGACCAATGACTTCGTCATGGTGAAGGGATGCGTTGTGGGGACCAAGAAGAGGGTGCTGACTCTGCGCAAG TCTCTGCTGGTGCAGGCCAATCGTCGTGCGACTGAGAAGATCGACCTCAAGTTCATCGACACCACCTCCAAGTTCGGTCACGGACGCTTCCAGACCTTCGAGGAGAAGAAGGCGTTCATG GGACCACTCAAGAAGGACCGTGTGGTCAAGGAGGATACTGCATAA
- the slc25a39 gene encoding probable mitochondrial glutathione transporter SLC25A39 isoform X2, whose product MEERAGGGGGSVAAISPVQQMLASGTGALLTSIFVTPLDVVKIRLQAQQTPFHQGKCFLYCNGLMDHIYVCQNRTSCTSWYNTPTHFSGTLDAFVKITRHEGFRSLWSGLPPTLVMAVPATVIYFTCYDQLRDFLRFGLGFQGSLVPLVAGGLARLGAVTVISPLELVRTKMQARRLSYGELRVCIRSAVAQDGLLSLWRGLGPTVLRDVPFSALYWFNYELVKAQLCERSLMTQANFSISFTAGAVSGAVAAILTLPFDVVKTRRQIQLGEMDTLGASLKKTTSTWHIMKEIWAEMGYRGLFAGFMPRVIKVAPACAVMISSYEFGKAFFQQMNLDRERLAS is encoded by the exons ATGGAGGAgcgggccggcggcggcggcggctccgtgGCTGCGATCTCTCCCGTGCAGCAGATGCTGGCTTCTGGCACCGGAGCCCTCCTCACGTCCATCTTTG TCACACCGCTGGACGTGGTGAAGATCCGGCTGCAGGCCCAGCAGACCCCGTTCCACCAGG GGAAATGTTTCCTGTACTGTAACGGCCTGATGGATCACATCTACGTGTGCCAGAACAGAACCAGTTGCACCAGCTGGTACAACACGCCCACACACTTCAGTGGCACGCTT GACGCTTTTGTGAAAATCACTCGCCACGAAGGATTCCGGTCTCTGTGGAGCGGACTGCCTCCAACGCT tgtcatGGCCGTCCCTGCCACCGTCATCTACTTCACCTGCTACGACCAGCTGCGTGACTTCCTGAGGTTCGGTCTGGGTTTCCAGGGCAGCCTGGTCCCCCTTGTGGCCGGTGGTCTGGCCCGAT TGGGGGCCGTGACGGTGATCAGCCCTCTGGAGCTGGTCCGGACCAAGATGCAGGCCCGCCGGCTGTCCTACGGCGAGCTGCGGGTCTGCATCCGCTCGGCGGTGGCCCAGGACGGGCTGCTGTCCCTGTGGCGGGGCCTGGGGCCCACCGTGCTCCGGGACGTGCCCTTCTCCG CGTTGTACTGGTTTAACTACGAGCTGGTGAAGGCCCAGCTGTGTGAGCGCTCCCTAATGACTCAGGCCAACTTCTCcatcagcttcacagcaggagCTGTTTCTGGAGCT GTTGCCGCCATCCTGACGCTGCCTTTTGACGTGGTGAAGACGCGGAGGCAGATCCAGCTGGGAGAGATGGATACTCTGGGAG CCTCCTTAAAAAAAACGACATCCACGTGGCACATAATGAAGGAGATCTGGGCTGAGATGGGCTACAGAGGCCTGTTCGCAG GTTTCATGCCCCGGGTGATCAAAGTGGCGCCGGCGTGCGCCGTCATGATCAGCAGCTACGAGTTCGGAAAGGCCTTCTTCCAGCAGATGAATCTGGACCGCGAGCGGCTGGCGTCCTGA
- the slc25a39 gene encoding probable mitochondrial glutathione transporter SLC25A39 isoform X1, which produces MEERAGGGGGSVAAISPVQQMLASGTGALLTSIFVTPLDVVKIRLQAQQTPFHQACDSAPRGGVLRPSKWKCFLYCNGLMDHIYVCQNRTSCTSWYNTPTHFSGTLDAFVKITRHEGFRSLWSGLPPTLVMAVPATVIYFTCYDQLRDFLRFGLGFQGSLVPLVAGGLARLGAVTVISPLELVRTKMQARRLSYGELRVCIRSAVAQDGLLSLWRGLGPTVLRDVPFSALYWFNYELVKAQLCERSLMTQANFSISFTAGAVSGAVAAILTLPFDVVKTRRQIQLGEMDTLGASLKKTTSTWHIMKEIWAEMGYRGLFAGFMPRVIKVAPACAVMISSYEFGKAFFQQMNLDRERLAS; this is translated from the exons ATGGAGGAgcgggccggcggcggcggcggctccgtgGCTGCGATCTCTCCCGTGCAGCAGATGCTGGCTTCTGGCACCGGAGCCCTCCTCACGTCCATCTTTG TCACACCGCTGGACGTGGTGAAGATCCGGCTGCAGGCCCAGCAGACCCCGTTCCACCAGG CCTGTGACTCTGCTCCGCGGGGCGGCGTCCTGCGCCCGTCCAAGT GGAAATGTTTCCTGTACTGTAACGGCCTGATGGATCACATCTACGTGTGCCAGAACAGAACCAGTTGCACCAGCTGGTACAACACGCCCACACACTTCAGTGGCACGCTT GACGCTTTTGTGAAAATCACTCGCCACGAAGGATTCCGGTCTCTGTGGAGCGGACTGCCTCCAACGCT tgtcatGGCCGTCCCTGCCACCGTCATCTACTTCACCTGCTACGACCAGCTGCGTGACTTCCTGAGGTTCGGTCTGGGTTTCCAGGGCAGCCTGGTCCCCCTTGTGGCCGGTGGTCTGGCCCGAT TGGGGGCCGTGACGGTGATCAGCCCTCTGGAGCTGGTCCGGACCAAGATGCAGGCCCGCCGGCTGTCCTACGGCGAGCTGCGGGTCTGCATCCGCTCGGCGGTGGCCCAGGACGGGCTGCTGTCCCTGTGGCGGGGCCTGGGGCCCACCGTGCTCCGGGACGTGCCCTTCTCCG CGTTGTACTGGTTTAACTACGAGCTGGTGAAGGCCCAGCTGTGTGAGCGCTCCCTAATGACTCAGGCCAACTTCTCcatcagcttcacagcaggagCTGTTTCTGGAGCT GTTGCCGCCATCCTGACGCTGCCTTTTGACGTGGTGAAGACGCGGAGGCAGATCCAGCTGGGAGAGATGGATACTCTGGGAG CCTCCTTAAAAAAAACGACATCCACGTGGCACATAATGAAGGAGATCTGGGCTGAGATGGGCTACAGAGGCCTGTTCGCAG GTTTCATGCCCCGGGTGATCAAAGTGGCGCCGGCGTGCGCCGTCATGATCAGCAGCTACGAGTTCGGAAAGGCCTTCTTCCAGCAGATGAATCTGGACCGCGAGCGGCTGGCGTCCTGA